TCCAGTAGCTCTTCCGCGCTGACGACGCCGCCTTCGGCAGCCGCGAGTACTTCGAGCACGGCGAACTGCTTCCTGGTCAGCGGCACGTATCGGCCGTCGCGGTAGACCTCGCGGCGGAACGGATCCAGCCGCAGACCGGCGATCTCGCGAACCGGCGGCCGGTGGTAAGCGCGCCGGCGGTCGAGCGCTCGGAGACGAAGCACGAGCTCTCGAAGCGCGAACGGCTTCGTGAGGTAGTCATCCGCGCCGAGCTCGAACCCGGAAGCCTTGTCGTCGAGGCGGTCGGCCGCGGTGAGCATGAGGATCGGCATGCCGCTGCCCGAGGCGACGATTCGCTTCGCGACGTCATCCCCCGACGGGCCGGGGATGTCGCGGTCCAAGACCGCGATGTCATAGGTGTTGGCGCTGAGCAGGTCGAGAGCGGTGTCTCCGTCGCCTGCAACGTCGGCCGCGATCGCTTCGAGGCGGAGGCCGTCTCGGATCGCGTCTGCCATGAGGGGTTCGTCCTCGACGATCAAGACGCGCACGTCCGCCATGATCCCAGCCGGCGCATATCGCCGGCATATCGAGAAGGTCATACGTGCTGGCAACACGGCAGATGGCTTGATGGAGGCATGTCGACCGCCAATCGAGGCCAAGGAGGAAGGATGCGCTCATCGCACCTGTGGGCGACGGCGGCCGTCACCCTGGGAGTCACGGTCGCCGCCTGCTCGAGCGGGTCAGAGCCGCCGACGGTCGCTTCGGTCGGCTCGCAGGCGACGACCACCGC
The genomic region above belongs to Acidimicrobiales bacterium and contains:
- a CDS encoding response regulator transcription factor, which translates into the protein MRVLIVEDEPLMADAIRDGLRLEAIAADVAGDGDTALDLLSANTYDIAVLDRDIPGPSGDDVAKRIVASGSGMPILMLTAADRLDDKASGFELGADDYLTKPFALRELVLRLRALDRRRAYHRPPVREIAGLRLDPFRREVYRDGRYVPLTRKQFAVLEVLAAAEGGVVSAEELLEQAWDENADPFTNAVRITVSSLRKRLGEPWLIATVPGVGYRIDIKSDTEPGGPGRG